Proteins from a single region of Miscanthus floridulus cultivar M001 unplaced genomic scaffold, ASM1932011v1 fs_307_3_4, whole genome shotgun sequence:
- the LOC136531226 gene encoding NDR1/HIN1-like protein 10, which translates to MACYESDVFERHWKDIAIGAAVLLVLGGVIAVLVIAFAVVYPPKATADDAVLQRFALAPGSPADNSTISYNLIATLSLRNPNMYRGIDYEPMAVALSFNGSRFDESAKKVPAFLHKARKTSTFRVTMGGASRPIKLSAEGVREFAAENVTGKFDVELKLDTVLQYKGRKAKCPLVVICPLKLQLVDPEVAATAYQKTKCTVLRAKKSGC; encoded by the coding sequence ATGGCTTGCTACGAGAGCGACGTGTTCGAACGCCACTGGAAGGACATCGCCATCGGTGCCGCGGTTCTCCTGGTCCTCGGCGGCGTCATCGCCGTCCTCGTCATCGCCTTCGCCGTCGTCTACCCTCCCAAGGCCACCGCCGACGACGCCGTGCTGCAGCGGTTCGCGCTCGCGCCCGGCTCCCCCGCCGACAACTCCACCATCTCCTACAACCTCATCGCCACACTGTCCCTGCGGAACCCCAACATGTACCGGGGCATCGACTATGAGCCCATGGCCGTGGCGCTCTCCTTCAACGGCTCCCGCTTCGACGAGTCCGCCAAGAAGGTCCCGGCGTTCCTCCACAAGGCGCGGAAGACGTCCACCTTCCGTGTCACCATGGGCGGCGCGTCGCGTCCCATCAAACTCTCCGCGGAGGGCGTGCGGGAGTTCGCGGCGGAGAACGTGACGGGCAAGTTCGACGTGGAGCTGAAGCTGGACACGGTGCTGCAGTACAAGGGGCGCAAGGCCAAATGCCCGCTCGTGGTCATCTGCCCGCTCAAGCTGCAGCTCGTCGACCCGGAAGTCGCCGCCACCGCGTATCAGAAGACCAAGTGCACCGTCCTCCGGGCCAAGAAGTCCGGCTGCTGA